One genomic window of Leptotrichia shahii includes the following:
- the sppA gene encoding signal peptide peptidase SppA, whose protein sequence is MKFWDFFKKFLIFTAKEIYSFFLKLSLSIFIIFIIGMSIIAVVNSKNKNENVKKSYEYILFNVSDVVEDKVIGSDFLSDRENLSYMDVLNSLDDIKKNNQVKGVIIALDTVNLSSAKVEELSKKFEELKANNKKIYAFGAYITNANYKLASIANEVVMIPSASASLDLTGYHYSDMYYKGLLDKLGVNMEVVRIGNYKSYGENYTGNEMTPELRSELTRILENRYGKFIEDVSKNRKIDKNILNNDIVNGTDTNLTPFAARDKNLVDKLEQFSDFTKRLNIREDNVADITDYYEKRVKDEKVGNPRNGTIAVIYAEGSIMYDPNGVTEGVITPDNILEKVEKAMQTKNLRGIVLRVNSGGGSALASEVIYQELTKLNIPIYVSMSDTTASGGYYISMAGNKVFANNATITGSIGVVSMIPKFYNAQEKFGVHSNSISKGKYSDINDSFAPLSQESRDKITQSMQETYSEFKSRVSKSRKIDENTLENYAQGKIWLGDEAKNINLVDGIASLDEVIKIMARDLGLRNNYAVENIYLEEDFSKKLKALTKMIAEKFSLSAQLQKNIPQAKNVFNEYDFAMQNQNKPLYYLTYKLNLY, encoded by the coding sequence ATGAAATTTTGGGATTTTTTCAAAAAATTTTTAATATTCACAGCAAAAGAAATATATTCATTTTTTTTAAAACTTTCATTATCAATATTTATAATTTTTATTATCGGAATGTCAATAATTGCTGTTGTTAATTCAAAAAATAAAAATGAAAATGTTAAAAAAAGTTATGAATATATACTTTTTAATGTTTCTGACGTTGTTGAGGATAAAGTTATAGGTTCAGATTTTCTCTCAGATAGAGAAAATTTATCCTATATGGACGTTTTAAACAGCTTAGATGACATAAAGAAAAATAATCAGGTAAAGGGAGTTATCATCGCTTTAGACACAGTAAATCTGTCATCTGCGAAAGTAGAGGAATTGTCAAAGAAATTTGAGGAATTAAAGGCGAACAATAAAAAAATATATGCTTTTGGAGCTTATATTACAAATGCCAATTATAAATTAGCTTCCATTGCAAATGAAGTTGTAATGATTCCATCTGCTTCAGCAAGTTTGGATTTGACAGGTTATCATTATTCAGATATGTATTATAAAGGTCTTTTGGATAAACTAGGAGTGAATATGGAAGTTGTCCGTATTGGAAATTACAAGTCTTATGGGGAAAATTATACTGGAAATGAGATGACTCCTGAATTACGTTCTGAACTTACAAGAATCTTGGAAAATAGATATGGTAAATTTATTGAAGATGTTTCTAAAAATCGTAAAATTGACAAAAATATACTAAATAACGATATTGTAAATGGAACTGACACTAATTTAACACCATTTGCCGCACGTGATAAAAACTTAGTTGACAAGTTGGAACAATTTTCTGATTTCACAAAACGTTTAAATATTCGAGAAGATAATGTTGCAGATATTACTGACTATTATGAAAAAAGGGTAAAGGATGAAAAAGTGGGGAATCCTAGAAATGGAACTATCGCTGTAATTTATGCCGAAGGTTCAATTATGTACGATCCAAATGGAGTTACGGAAGGTGTCATAACTCCCGACAATATTTTAGAAAAAGTTGAAAAAGCAATGCAAACTAAAAATTTAAGAGGTATCGTGCTTCGTGTAAATTCAGGCGGAGGTTCAGCTCTAGCTTCTGAAGTAATCTATCAGGAATTGACAAAATTAAATATTCCAATTTATGTTTCAATGTCAGATACCACAGCTTCTGGAGGTTATTACATCTCAATGGCAGGAAATAAGGTATTTGCCAATAATGCGACAATTACAGGCTCAATCGGCGTAGTTTCAATGATTCCAAAATTTTACAATGCACAAGAAAAATTTGGAGTTCATTCAAATTCAATTTCAAAGGGTAAATATTCAGACATTAATGATAGTTTTGCACCATTATCACAAGAATCTCGTGATAAAATTACCCAATCAATGCAAGAAACATACAGTGAATTTAAATCACGTGTTTCTAAAAGCCGTAAAATTGATGAAAATACTCTTGAAAATTATGCACAAGGTAAAATATGGCTCGGTGATGAAGCTAAAAATATAAATTTGGTTGATGGAATTGCAAGTCTTGATGAAGTTATAAAAATAATGGCAAGAGATTTGGGATTACGTAATAATTACGCTGTGGAAAATATTTATTTGGAAGAAGATTTTTCTAAAAAGTTAAAAGCTCTTACAAAAATGATTGCTGAAAAGTTCAGTTTGTCTGCACAGCTTCAAAAAAATATTCCGCAAGCAAAAAATGTATTCAATGAATATGACTTTGCAATGCAGAATCAAAACAAACCATTATACTATTTAACATATAAATTGAATTTATACTAA
- a CDS encoding ACT domain-containing protein, which produces MNDRVVITVIGADKTGIVANVSTKLSELNLNIIDITQKVFEDDIFAMIMLVEAPKNTDIKGLQEEFKVFEDQIGVRVYLQHENIFKTMHRI; this is translated from the coding sequence ATGAATGATAGAGTTGTTATTACAGTTATCGGAGCAGATAAAACTGGAATTGTTGCAAATGTTTCAACAAAATTAAGTGAATTAAACTTAAATATTATTGACATTACACAAAAGGTTTTTGAAGATGATATTTTTGCGATGATTATGCTTGTAGAAGCACCTAAAAATACAGACATAAAAGGGCTTCAGGAAGAATTTAAGGTCTTTGAAGATCAAATAGGTGTAAGAGTTTACCTGCAGCATGAAAATATTTTTAAAACTATGCACAGAATATAG
- a CDS encoding PFL family protein: protein MNLLPDEILETIDMVEMQHLDVRTVTMGISLLDCIDASAEKTAENIYNKIIKNGKDLVKIANEVASKYNMPIINKRVSVTPISIIGNATDAQDYTIFAKALDKAAKEIGIDFIGGFSALVDKGFTKGDINLINSIPKALSETDRVCSSVNVGSTKSGINLDAVKMMGKTVKELAELSKDNDGLAAAKFVVFTNAVPDNPFMAGAFHGVENPDIVLNVGISGPGVVRHTLSNISKTAKIDEITEAIKKVSFKITRMGELIGKEVSERLGVEFGIIDLSLAPTPAVGDSVGNVLEEFGLEAVGAYGTTLALAILNDAVKKGGAMAATRVGGLTGAFIPVSEDQGMIEATSKGYLTLEKLEAMTCVCSVGLDMIAIPGDTSEAVISGIIADEMAIGMVNTKTTAVRVIPVPGKKAGDRVVFGGLLGEADIININNLDCSVLINRGGKVAPPIQALKN, encoded by the coding sequence ATGAATTTATTACCTGATGAGATACTGGAAACGATAGATATGGTTGAAATGCAGCATCTTGATGTAAGAACTGTAACAATGGGAATAAGTCTACTTGACTGCATTGATGCCAGTGCAGAAAAAACAGCAGAAAATATCTATAACAAAATTATAAAAAACGGAAAAGACTTAGTAAAAATAGCCAATGAAGTGGCAAGTAAATATAATATGCCAATTATAAATAAAAGAGTTTCAGTTACTCCAATTTCAATAATTGGAAATGCAACAGATGCACAAGATTATACAATTTTTGCAAAAGCTCTTGACAAAGCGGCAAAGGAAATTGGAATTGACTTTATTGGAGGATTTTCAGCTCTTGTTGACAAAGGCTTTACAAAAGGCGATATTAATTTGATAAACAGTATTCCAAAAGCACTTTCAGAAACTGATAGAGTCTGCTCATCTGTAAACGTAGGTTCTACAAAATCTGGAATTAATTTGGATGCAGTAAAAATGATGGGAAAAACTGTAAAAGAGCTAGCTGAACTTTCAAAAGACAACGACGGATTAGCGGCGGCAAAATTTGTTGTATTTACAAATGCTGTTCCTGATAATCCATTTATGGCGGGAGCATTTCACGGAGTTGAAAATCCAGATATTGTCCTAAATGTTGGAATCAGCGGACCAGGAGTTGTAAGACATACACTTTCAAATATTTCAAAAACTGCGAAAATTGATGAAATAACAGAAGCCATTAAAAAAGTAAGTTTTAAAATTACAAGAATGGGAGAATTAATCGGAAAGGAAGTTTCCGAAAGACTTGGAGTTGAATTTGGGATAATCGACTTATCACTTGCACCAACTCCAGCTGTGGGAGATAGCGTTGGAAACGTTTTGGAAGAATTTGGGCTGGAAGCAGTTGGGGCTTATGGAACAACGCTTGCACTTGCGATATTAAATGATGCTGTGAAAAAAGGCGGAGCAATGGCTGCAACTCGTGTTGGTGGCTTAACAGGAGCATTTATTCCAGTAAGTGAAGATCAGGGAATGATAGAAGCCACAAGCAAAGGTTATTTAACACTTGAGAAATTAGAAGCAATGACTTGCGTATGCTCTGTTGGACTTGATATGATTGCTATTCCAGGAGATACTTCAGAAGCTGTAATTTCTGGAATAATAGCTGATGAAATGGCAATTGGAATGGTAAATACAAAAACTACTGCAGTCAGAGTGATCCCAGTCCCAGGAAAAAAAGCTGGAGATAGAGTAGTATTTGGTGGACTTCTTGGAGAAGCTGATATAATAAACATAAACAATTTAGATTGTTCAGTATTAATAAACCGTGGTGGAAAAGTGGCACCTCCGATTCAGGCTTTAAAAAATTAA
- the cbiT gene encoding precorrin-6Y C5,15-methyltransferase (decarboxylating) subunit CbiT, whose protein sequence is MYHIKDEEFLRGKVPMTKEEIRFVSIGKMELQDNDVCLDIGGGTGSISMEMARFARSGKVFAIERNDEAVELIQKNKEKFGLENITVIKGIAPDGLKNLNIKFNKIFIGGSAGNLVEIIKYSYENLAENGILTLNFIVLENIFTAIEELKKYNFKDVDICQLIVSKNKKIKDFNMMMAENPIYVITAKK, encoded by the coding sequence ATGTATCATATAAAAGATGAAGAATTTTTAAGAGGAAAAGTTCCAATGACAAAAGAGGAAATCCGATTTGTAAGCATTGGAAAAATGGAATTGCAGGATAATGACGTATGCCTTGACATTGGTGGCGGGACTGGCTCTATTAGCATGGAAATGGCTAGATTTGCACGAAGCGGAAAAGTTTTTGCAATTGAAAGAAATGATGAAGCAGTCGAATTAATTCAAAAAAATAAGGAAAAATTTGGATTAGAAAATATTACTGTAATTAAAGGGATCGCTCCAGATGGATTAAAAAATTTGAATATAAAATTTAATAAAATTTTTATTGGCGGTTCAGCTGGTAATTTAGTTGAAATTATAAAATATTCCTATGAAAATTTAGCAGAAAATGGGATTTTAACATTAAATTTTATTGTTTTAGAAAATATTTTTACAGCCATTGAAGAATTAAAAAAATATAATTTTAAAGATGTTGACATTTGTCAATTAATTGTAAGCAAAAATAAAAAAATCAAAGATTTTAATATGATGATGGCGGAAAATCCTATTTATGTGATTACTGCAAAAAAATAA